gtaataaaatttatatgctgACTGCGCTCGATCAACTTTATTCCGTATCAAGTCTCATTTGCATAAATGGTGCGTTCAATTTGGTCTTCACTTCTACAATGTATCAAATTTGTACTAAAATCCGTATACTAAAACACCGTTTCAAAGTTATTATTCAGCAGTTAGAACATGATGGGGAAACagacaataatgataataaaaatataagagatGTCATGAGAAAAAATGATGCGATGAcggataaaattgaaagtcAACTTATTGCTAACTGGGTAGAAAGTCATATTGCACTTATAAAGTTGagtcaatttatatattttcgaggCATTGAATACtgactttcaaaattttcttattatagTTTATATGATTATGCTAAATCTGTTTTTGCAAAAGctgtttttattcattatgttATAAATTCAATTGTAATGTGTACACTTGCATATATATTAAGCCACTGTGAAgtagataatatttttatcggtAACGTATGTTATTTTTCGGTAAAATGTACACaacaatttttacaatgttcTTCTGCTCATCAAATCACTTTAGAggtaaagtattttattatagtcTTCTCAATCATTACTTACAACTTTTCAGTTTCAAAACTTAGTAAAAGCCAATTAAAGCCGCAGAAATTAAAGCAGCtgcctattttttttacaacccGAGAAAGATATGTGCTCATATGTGACTGtatatgatcagatataagtttatacatgaatttgaatctgatcatatatggagaggggggcaaaagggggtacttaaggaaataccaagttttcgaggactcaaatacgctaagtcttttttttttaatgatattcaaagtaaatagaagaaattttcagttaccgttgaaaaaaaaaaaatttcatttctgcgggcaaagtggggtaccccctaaaaaaggtaaaaaaaaaaatttctggattttaaacgaattttattgagttgaatttttttgcaagtaatttacatgaagaaaaattatattttacatgtttattggatacaaaagaagaaaaaaaatttttaatagtttttatcataaaacaaacgtcattaatatttttcaactgacaattgatttttgaaaaagttaatcaaaaaaaattcaaagtaacgcttaattatatttacagaagtgattttggaatgtttaaaaaccatttaaaatataaaatttttttttataaaattttggggtaccccgttttgcctactctacccccttttgcccccccccccttcccctagtTGTATATGAATTGTTTATGTATGATATCAAATGTTGTCACGTATAAGTCATAAGAATGGATGCAGCACCagatatgaccatatatgatacTATGCACGATcatatacaattataattttattaaaatttggtgacagtacacggaaaaaaatttactgttgctgcaacatggCTGGCTCCTGTTGCTACAACAGGATTTtttcctgttgctgcaacaggaggcATTCGTGTAAAttcgagtaaatttttttccgtgtagagcACGACATCTCCGCTTCAcgttcgaggtgtgcaatacTACATGATATCAGATATGATCGTACATGATATACATGGTTGCATATGATCATATACGATCATACATGATATCATGATTAAGCTGGatcatatttttgaatatataattgtgcattttaaaatacaaaattccGAATTAATTTCTACTGGCGCCCACTAAATgtcaattattaatcatttgaTTGTTTTTATCACCTGAAAAAAAGTTCTTCCGATTTAATACATTCCCGGGTTtcaaatatcattaaattttaaataaaaactcgaTAGTTATCCAATAaggattggaaaaaataatttttgttacttaaatagaaaataaagcGTCATATTGGGCGCCAGTGTGCTCcctgtttaaaaaatctcatagactccaatagattctcataaattcctggagagattttataaaaatgaatgagttctatgagaagtgctatagttaagtataaggccttatacatacagctatgagaatctatcggattttgtAAGCAGggttgcaaaatttttttttatctaatagtatataaaattatagtaagtatttttttttaaataaaatagtttgaagatcttcgaGATATGATTTTCAGTACCAACTGGTTTGCTACTAAAATAActattcaaaaatcaattattataataatgtcTAAATCGATAGTCCCAATTGAATTTGTCAGTGGATATTTTGTTACACTGTCACTAGATTCATTTAAAAGAGTGAGtttcattaatttgttttaaatattttcatactttATCTCTTTtagagttttaattttttaattttacatagattgtcaaattgtcgtacaCTATTTATAATGTACTTGAGGGCTAGTAAAATTGTCCTTAAAAAAATGGTGAATTATCCAATCCAGCGGCAAAACATTAATGCTTAAGTTTCTGCATTTGTTCCGAAAGAAGTTAAtggaaataatcaaaatttgataaaatataacttttgagtagataaatttatagacaatttatattgagtttGTTAGTAGTAGTAAAGTAgagtaaagtaaaaatttgttgtcaattattataaataaagatttgaagaaaataaataataataaataaaatttatgtttaatttgGAACATTTAGTACAGCAAATGGCGTATTGTGAAACAAGGGATGAAAATACAATTTCAGATGAGCTCAAAAAGTGTcaaattttgttataatgTCGTGCTAATGAAAAAGTGAACTATTCAAAgaaagcaaataaatttttaaaaaagtctaGATAAGAAATTTTACTGTCATCAGAAAACTGGAGgaagagaaataattaaatttttttttcagattcaAAAGATTGttgtcattttttcgattagaTGCATTTAGATTTTTTGTCTCATCGAAAAGTTGTCAATTatggaaatatttaattttatttttgttaccCAATACCTTATGGTTAATCATACCGACAAttcgtaaaatttttctagacGGTTCGAAATATTTTCCTTTAAAATCCATGAATTGTCATTAagaaatcaactttttttcgttctgtaagatacatttttaaatgaattcaaaaataactttttgattGTCTACTACACTTACCAGTACTTTCTAAATAATCAGCCAAATTCTAGTATGCAAACTTTTATACCGTAGCTTAAAGTGTTTTGTCCAAACTAGTAGAAATATAAATCCCATACTTTTTTCCTCATTTACTAAATAACCAAAGCTCTCCTtctgtttgaaaaaaaactgaaaaatcttttttttcctccAGAATAACGGTAATTAACTTCGAACACGTGAATCAATTAACTCCTCttgagtaactttttttgcacatcaattttctataaaaaataaaaattaactttataaaatttttttatttgctaacagagctgaaaaaatttgatactcttTTATCCAACGTgcaattgattttaataaagagTATTAATGCTCgattaaaagaataattattttcgaatcggatgcaaaaatgttatttaaatattttctgtaCATAAACTCTGTTCTAATGTCAATGTCTTATAGGGATgtcttaaaatatttctaatgATCGAATAAGTTCTCGTTACTTTGGTTCCTGACAATGGTATGAACTATCGAATTATGGCATACGACAGCGCATGTCACTGCAACTCGACCCCTTgcttatgaataataaaatcccGCGGTCATTATGAGTAATCAACTTAATTGCTGCAATTTGAATAGACTATTGCACTGTAACGATATCTGGattaaatattacagtttTCGAATAGCGAAATACTAAATTACATAATTGTCCCATTGTCAATGCAAAATACTCTCTAGCCCTAGACGTTGTGGCGCCCAAATTCGAATAGAGGGATAACAAAAATAGTAATCGTATCTTTAAAACTTATACGCGAGAGACTTATTTTCTCATTGTACCTTTCAGTAAAATAATCCAACACACGATGACTGTTCTTGAAgattcaatttttctttatacttgTGTTGGTTTATGGAGACCAGACACATGGACCGGGTTAAAAGCGAATCTTTACAACTTTTACACGTTCTGTGTCCTATTTATAAATGGCTCCTTTTTTATAAGTATCATTACGGATGTTGATCTTAACCATTTTGACTTTCTTGGCTCAATGGATTTCATCACATTAATATTGCAAGTCGTTGAAAACATACCGAAGATGCTTTGTGTCATAAATAATCGTAATATTGTGTTAGAGGTACTAGAATATTTTCAAAGTAATTTATTGGATccaaaaaatgacaatgaaAAGTTGATTCATCGAAAATTTGATAATCTGAGtaggtaattaaatatatacttgaAACTCCTTAACGccttaaaaaatgattctttgattattaagaaatcatttcttaaatagttagaaatctttttaaatgccaagaaatccttctatTAGTGCgcgtaatatactattttgcccgcactgaaaaaaaaaaaattttctatcataaCAAAAATCAAGACTACGCAGGTATTTGTTATGATAACAAAACTATCTTGGTTAACGCAACGAAGTGACATTTCTTGTGGTAAGTAAAGTGAAGTTGCTCTTGTAACAAATGATATgtgttgagtaaaaatttttcgaacacgCATATAATTTTGTGCTTTAATCAGG
This sequence is a window from Microplitis mediator isolate UGA2020A chromosome 3, iyMicMedi2.1, whole genome shotgun sequence. Protein-coding genes within it:
- the LOC130665094 gene encoding odorant receptor 33a-like, which translates into the protein MTLIESCWMVFTWLGLFRPIKWKGLKARIYDLYTASVLFFNYSFFICGVMDIDFTHLNFFADIDLITLMLQYIENTPKILCMILSRNALIEIDFKLQNDHFKIKDEDEKKIQNKFDKFSRYVLLAYSALQATSLVYYTTGRILAMESPVILPYRSRIPFNYSSSNKIYMLTALDQLYSVSSLICINGAFNLVFTSTMYQICTKIRILKHRFKVIIQQLEHDGETDNNDNKNIRDVMRKNDAMTDKIESQLIANWVESHIALINLYDYAKSVFAKAVFIHYVINSIVMCTLAYILSHCEVDNIFIGNVCYFSVKCTQQFLQCSSAHQITLEFEDLRDMIFSTNWFATKITIQKSIIIIMSKSIVPIEFVSGYFVTLSLDSFKRIVKLSYTIYNVLEG